Proteins from a single region of Phycisphaeraceae bacterium D3-23:
- a CDS encoding MurR/RpiR family transcriptional regulator, which translates to MAHHPNISDLVAQAGSGLTPTERSIAEVVLREPTLLAFGTVSDLAQRVGTSRPSIVRFAHKLGLDGYTDLQERAQGEVSRQLTRPSDRIRRAEESDDSVRATIESALDSVFALVDSKQLTALAKPMVSAKRVWVLSGETSRAGAHAFQSGLSIVRAGVHLLEDRSIGADLGEAGPGDVAVVFDFFRYRRLVATATQALADAGAHIIAVTDSPLSPLVALADAWCEIQVPAVGPFDSSVPVVAIAELLVARVANELHEAATARVDRIESLWEKTEVFL; encoded by the coding sequence GTGGCCCATCATCCCAACATCTCCGATTTGGTCGCCCAAGCGGGCAGTGGGCTGACCCCCACCGAGCGGAGTATCGCCGAGGTCGTGCTCCGCGAGCCGACACTGCTGGCGTTTGGCACGGTGTCCGACTTGGCTCAGCGGGTGGGCACCAGTCGGCCGTCGATCGTGCGTTTTGCCCACAAGCTCGGGCTCGACGGCTATACGGACCTGCAAGAGCGGGCCCAGGGCGAAGTCTCGCGTCAGCTCACCCGGCCCAGTGACCGTATCCGGCGGGCCGAGGAGTCCGACGACTCCGTGCGTGCGACGATCGAAAGCGCTCTGGATTCCGTGTTCGCACTCGTCGATTCGAAACAACTCACCGCGCTCGCGAAACCGATGGTCTCGGCCAAACGGGTCTGGGTCTTGTCGGGCGAGACGTCGCGGGCCGGGGCACACGCATTCCAAAGCGGTTTGTCGATCGTTCGGGCGGGTGTGCATTTGTTAGAAGACCGCTCGATCGGCGCGGACCTGGGCGAGGCCGGGCCGGGCGATGTTGCGGTCGTCTTCGACTTCTTCCGGTACCGTCGGCTCGTCGCCACGGCGACACAGGCGCTGGCCGACGCGGGGGCGCATATCATCGCGGTCACCGATAGCCCGCTGTCGCCGTTGGTCGCGTTGGCGGATGCCTGGTGTGAGATTCAGGTGCCAGCGGTCGGGCCGTTCGATAGCTCGGTCCCGGTCGTCGCGATCGCCGAGCTGCTGGTAGCCCGTGTGGCCAACGAGCTGCACGAAGCGGCAACCGCCCGTGTCGACCGGATCGAGTCGCTTTGGGAAAAAACCGAAGTCTTCCTCTAA
- a CDS encoding 3-oxoacid CoA-transferase subunit A, which produces MISKVVPSIHESIADIHDGAVVMIGGFGASGSPIELIHALIDHGAADLTVINNNTGNGEVGLAALIGNGQVRKMTCSFPRSSQSKVFPELYRAGKVELELVPQGTLAERIRAAGAGIPAFYTPTTVGTVLAKGKETREFEGRTYVMEPWLKADFALIKCEQADPLGNLTFNKTARNFSPPMCMAAATTIVQAGKLVERGGIDPEHVVTPGIFVDRIIEVPDPVHEDSLIAAGRSYP; this is translated from the coding sequence GTGATTAGCAAAGTTGTTCCATCCATCCACGAATCGATCGCCGACATCCACGACGGCGCGGTGGTGATGATCGGCGGGTTCGGCGCGTCGGGCAGCCCGATCGAGTTGATCCACGCCCTGATCGATCATGGCGCAGCTGACCTGACCGTCATCAACAACAACACCGGCAACGGCGAGGTCGGGCTCGCGGCGCTGATCGGCAACGGCCAAGTCCGCAAGATGACCTGCTCGTTCCCAAGGTCGAGCCAGTCCAAGGTGTTCCCCGAGCTCTACCGCGCAGGGAAGGTCGAGCTCGAACTGGTCCCGCAGGGCACGCTGGCCGAGCGTATCCGCGCGGCGGGTGCGGGCATCCCGGCGTTCTACACGCCGACGACCGTGGGGACGGTCCTCGCCAAGGGTAAAGAGACGCGGGAGTTTGAAGGGCGAACCTACGTGATGGAGCCCTGGCTCAAGGCGGATTTTGCATTGATCAAGTGCGAACAGGCCGACCCACTGGGCAACCTGACGTTCAACAAGACGGCCCGGAATTTCAGCCCGCCGATGTGCATGGCCGCGGCGACGACGATCGTGCAGGCCGGGAAACTTGTAGAGCGCGGCGGCATCGACCCCGAGCATGTCGTCACGCCTGGTATCTTTGTCGATCGAATCATCGAAGTCCCGGACCCGGTGCATGAAGACTCACTGATCGCAGCGGGAAGGAGCTACCCATGA
- a CDS encoding 3-oxoacid CoA-transferase subunit B: MSAGWTREQMAARTARDIPDGSYVNLGIGIPELVAQYVPEGREFIYHTENGLLGMGPPPEETARDLDLMNAGKRYVTAVPGAAYFHHADSFAMIRGGHIDVCVLGTMQVACNGDIANWSTGEPDAIPAVGGAMDLVQGVKRIFVMTQHTTKTGAPKLVERCTYPLTGQGVVSRVYTNLAVVDVAEEQFRLVELAPDVSFEEVERQTGAEILPPA; encoded by the coding sequence ATGAGTGCCGGCTGGACGCGGGAACAGATGGCGGCGCGCACGGCCCGGGACATCCCCGATGGGTCGTATGTCAACCTCGGGATCGGTATCCCGGAACTCGTGGCGCAGTACGTGCCCGAGGGCCGAGAATTTATCTACCACACCGAAAACGGTTTGCTTGGGATGGGCCCGCCGCCGGAAGAGACGGCACGCGACCTGGACCTGATGAATGCGGGGAAACGATATGTCACAGCCGTGCCGGGTGCTGCGTATTTTCACCATGCCGACAGCTTCGCCATGATACGTGGCGGGCACATCGACGTGTGTGTCTTGGGCACGATGCAGGTCGCCTGCAATGGTGATATCGCGAACTGGTCGACAGGCGAGCCCGACGCGATCCCTGCGGTAGGCGGCGCGATGGACCTGGTTCAAGGGGTCAAACGCATCTTCGTGATGACCCAGCACACCACCAAGACCGGCGCGCCCAAGCTGGTCGAGCGATGCACTTACCCGCTCACCGGGCAGGGTGTTGTCTCGCGTGTTTATACCAATTTAGCAGTGGTTGACGTTGCCGAAGAACAGTTCAGACTCGTAGAATTGGCGCCGGACGTCAGTTTTGAAGAAGTCGAGCGTCAGACCGGCGCTGAAATCCTACCGCCAGCATGA
- the pcaF gene encoding 3-oxoadipyl-CoA thiolase, with protein MNDVYLCDGIRTAVGRYGGGLASIRTDDLAAVPITALMQRNPGVDWGALDEVMLGCANQAGEDNRNVARMSSLLSGLPQEVPAVTLNRLCGSGLNAVGSCAAAIRVGEGDLMIAGGVESMSRSPFVIGKAGSGYGRDQTMYDTTMGWRFINPKLLAMYGTDAMPQTAEHLAQERSISREDQDCFAYWSQSKAAAALQDGGLAREICPVSIPRRKQDPWVFDTDEHPRETVLEKLAQLKPIIRGGTVTAGNASGINDGAAALLLASEAGVKRHNLEPKARVLGMAVAGVPPRIMGIGPVAATNKLLMRLGLTLDDFDILELNEAFAAQALACSRELGLADDDPRINPRGGAIALGHPLGMSGARLAVTAMDQLRLGGAQRALCTMCIGVGQGIAIAIERLM; from the coding sequence ATGAATGATGTTTACTTGTGCGATGGCATCCGGACAGCGGTGGGGCGGTATGGGGGGGGCTTGGCCTCGATCCGTACCGATGACCTCGCGGCCGTGCCGATCACGGCGTTGATGCAACGCAATCCCGGTGTCGACTGGGGGGCGTTGGATGAGGTCATGCTGGGCTGCGCGAACCAAGCGGGCGAAGATAACCGCAACGTCGCGCGCATGAGCAGTCTGCTCTCAGGCCTGCCCCAGGAGGTGCCCGCGGTCACGCTCAATCGGCTGTGCGGCTCCGGGCTCAACGCGGTGGGGAGCTGCGCCGCCGCGATCCGGGTGGGGGAGGGCGACCTGATGATCGCGGGGGGTGTGGAGAGCATGTCGCGCTCGCCTTTCGTCATCGGCAAGGCGGGGTCGGGCTACGGGCGTGACCAGACGATGTACGACACGACGATGGGCTGGCGTTTCATCAACCCCAAGTTGCTGGCGATGTATGGCACCGACGCGATGCCGCAGACGGCGGAGCATTTGGCCCAGGAACGCTCGATTAGCCGGGAAGATCAGGACTGTTTCGCGTACTGGAGTCAATCCAAGGCGGCCGCGGCGTTGCAGGACGGCGGGCTTGCACGCGAGATCTGCCCCGTCAGTATTCCGCGCCGCAAGCAGGACCCCTGGGTGTTTGACACCGATGAACACCCGCGCGAGACAGTGCTGGAGAAGCTCGCACAGCTCAAGCCGATCATCCGGGGGGGCACGGTAACAGCCGGGAATGCATCGGGTATCAACGATGGCGCGGCCGCGTTGTTGCTTGCTTCGGAAGCGGGTGTGAAGCGTCATAACCTCGAACCCAAGGCGCGTGTTTTGGGGATGGCGGTCGCCGGGGTGCCGCCGCGCATCATGGGTATCGGCCCGGTGGCTGCGACGAACAAGCTGCTGATGCGGTTGGGACTGACACTGGACGACTTCGACATCCTCGAACTCAACGAGGCCTTCGCGGCGCAAGCGCTGGCTTGTTCGCGTGAACTGGGCTTGGCCGACGACGACCCACGGATCAACCCGCGTGGCGGCGCGATCGCGCTGGGCCACCCGCTGGGCATGAGCGGTGCCCGCTTGGCGGTTACCGCGATGGACCAGCTTCGGCTGGGCGGTGCTCAGCGTGCGCTGTGCACCATGTGTATCGGAGTCGGGCAGGGGATCGCGATTGCGATCGAGCGTCTGATGTAA
- a CDS encoding aminotransferase class III-fold pyridoxal phosphate-dependent enzyme codes for MKAVHQAIENARKRYAAANPKSLAAHQAAARYLPGGNTRTVLHYEPFPLTMVGGEGAELIDLDGHRYVDFVSEFSAGLFGHSDKTIKTAISEVLDQGIVLGGPTSYERELAGLLCGRFPAIEQVRFCNSGTEANLLALTTAKMVTGREKILVFRGAYHGGVIKFSIEGSAFNVPYDFVLADYNDTEATAALIRQQGDGLAAVMVEPILGVGGNIVGSAEFMAMLRQSTQDVGAMLIFDEVKTARLGHAGMQGRLGIKPDLVTLGKIIAGGLPTGAFGGSAEIMGHYNPHTQGALNHAGTFNNNVCSMAAGCAAMGKIFTPQCADDFFDTSERFRDSLNQMFAAHRVPMFCNGLGSIFAIHFSAQPLDRIVERTDATKALNTLLHLELLLDGVLIISRGDLFLSLPMTESHFAKARSALESFVKQFKPLICDDLVAPSP; via the coding sequence ATGAAAGCAGTCCATCAAGCGATAGAGAACGCTCGCAAGCGGTACGCCGCCGCGAACCCGAAGAGTTTGGCGGCGCATCAGGCCGCTGCGAGATACCTCCCCGGCGGCAACACCCGGACGGTGCTGCACTACGAGCCGTTTCCCCTGACGATGGTCGGTGGGGAAGGCGCGGAACTCATCGATCTTGACGGCCACCGGTACGTCGATTTTGTCAGCGAGTTTTCCGCAGGTCTGTTTGGGCATTCCGACAAAACGATTAAAACTGCGATTTCCGAAGTACTCGATCAAGGCATTGTTTTAGGCGGCCCGACAAGCTACGAGCGGGAGCTCGCCGGGCTGCTCTGCGGTCGATTCCCCGCGATCGAGCAGGTTCGTTTTTGTAACTCGGGGACCGAAGCGAATTTGTTGGCGCTGACCACGGCCAAGATGGTGACGGGTCGCGAAAAGATACTCGTCTTCCGTGGGGCGTACCACGGCGGGGTGATTAAGTTTTCGATCGAGGGCTCGGCGTTCAATGTGCCGTACGACTTTGTGCTTGCGGACTACAACGATACCGAGGCCACCGCCGCGCTAATCCGGCAGCAGGGCGACGGGCTCGCGGCGGTGATGGTCGAGCCGATCCTCGGCGTCGGCGGCAATATCGTGGGTAGCGCAGAGTTCATGGCGATGCTGCGGCAATCGACGCAAGATGTCGGGGCGATGCTGATCTTCGACGAGGTCAAGACCGCGCGGCTCGGCCATGCGGGGATGCAGGGCCGGCTGGGTATCAAGCCCGACCTGGTCACGCTGGGCAAGATCATCGCGGGGGGGCTTCCGACGGGTGCGTTTGGCGGCAGTGCAGAGATTATGGGGCACTACAACCCGCATACCCAAGGCGCGCTCAATCACGCCGGCACATTCAACAACAACGTCTGCTCGATGGCCGCGGGCTGCGCGGCGATGGGCAAAATTTTCACGCCGCAGTGTGCCGACGACTTCTTCGACACGTCCGAGCGCTTCCGCGATTCACTCAACCAGATGTTTGCCGCGCACCGGGTGCCTATGTTCTGCAACGGCTTGGGCTCGATCTTTGCGATCCACTTCTCGGCCCAGCCCCTTGACCGCATCGTGGAGCGCACCGATGCCACTAAGGCGCTGAACACCCTGCTGCATCTTGAGCTGTTGTTAGACGGCGTGTTGATCATCAGCCGGGGCGACCTGTTCCTCTCGCTGCCGATGACCGAGAGCCACTTTGCCAAGGCGCGTTCTGCGCTGGAGTCGTTTGTCAAACAATTCAAGCCGTTGATTTGTGATGATTTGGTAGCACCATCACCGTAG
- a CDS encoding DNA cytosine methyltransferase has protein sequence MPPSRLIPQIDVFAGPGGLCEGFAAYRDHGRRVMSPALSIEMDPAAHRTLKLRAFFRAFPDGKAPQDYYDYLAGRLTLDELYDRHSWQAEQAAQEAWCAELGKNNIKEVRQRIGDALGDADPWVLLGGPPCQPFSLAGRSRNRPGTNTLYSDGKDTRHQLYNEYLQIIADFWPAVFVMENVRGMLSAKYNGEPMFERICDDLRDPAAVVGRNRRKTGRRHTYTLHAIGPSDSLFDDAPRPNDFIIQCERHGIPQARHRLILIGVRPPEVAVRVQSFPGSDRFDSGNGRLNRITYTHRLAA, from the coding sequence ATGCCGCCAAGCCGTCTCATCCCCCAGATCGATGTCTTCGCTGGCCCCGGCGGATTGTGCGAGGGCTTCGCCGCGTACCGAGACCACGGCCGGCGTGTGATGTCACCCGCGCTTTCGATCGAGATGGACCCCGCCGCCCACCGCACGCTCAAACTCCGCGCGTTTTTCCGCGCCTTCCCCGACGGAAAAGCCCCGCAGGACTACTACGACTACCTCGCGGGTCGGCTCACCCTCGACGAACTCTACGACCGCCATTCTTGGCAGGCCGAACAGGCCGCGCAAGAGGCCTGGTGCGCCGAACTCGGCAAAAACAACATCAAAGAGGTGCGACAGCGAATTGGCGACGCCCTGGGCGACGCCGACCCCTGGGTCCTGCTCGGCGGCCCGCCGTGCCAACCGTTCTCCCTCGCCGGTCGATCCCGTAACCGCCCCGGGACAAACACGCTTTACTCCGACGGCAAAGACACACGCCACCAGCTCTATAACGAGTACCTCCAGATCATCGCCGACTTCTGGCCCGCCGTCTTCGTCATGGAAAACGTACGCGGCATGCTCTCCGCCAAGTACAACGGCGAGCCCATGTTCGAACGCATCTGCGACGACCTCCGCGACCCCGCCGCCGTCGTCGGCCGAAACCGTCGAAAGACCGGCCGGCGTCACACCTACACGCTCCACGCCATCGGCCCGAGCGATTCATTGTTCGACGATGCCCCAAGGCCTAACGACTTCATCATCCAATGCGAACGCCACGGCATCCCCCAGGCCCGCCACAGACTTATCCTGATCGGCGTCCGCCCCCCGGAAGTAGCTGTCCGCGTACAGTCCTTCCCAGGCAGCGATCGCTTCGACTCCGGGAATGGCCGACTCAATCGAATCACTTACACTCATCGTCTCGCTGCCTGA
- a CDS encoding HNH endonuclease, with translation MPNANHWTYEQTLIALRVYLDTRYGRLNLSNHRLAEIGKMIGRSHSAVVMKCCNFASMDPFHAARGVKGLPNAGGVQEKLWDEFQADSDAVAEKMEAEWEKLTQTHSITPTTFEDVVSIPDGPSEVERTVRTRRLQRAFRIAVLVGYDGRCALTGLSIPALLNASHIIPWSKSEGKRADPRNGLCLNALHDRAFDRGLLSFDEDFRVMIAPGLNDDECLGKLAKHLKGIEGKPLAMPERFGPLPEAMAYHRENIFQSA, from the coding sequence ATGCCCAACGCGAACCACTGGACCTACGAACAAACGCTGATCGCGCTCCGCGTCTATCTCGACACGCGGTACGGACGACTCAACCTGAGCAATCACCGTCTCGCCGAGATCGGCAAGATGATCGGCCGCTCCCATTCGGCGGTCGTCATGAAATGCTGCAACTTCGCCAGCATGGACCCATTCCATGCGGCTCGCGGTGTCAAAGGCCTACCAAACGCCGGAGGAGTCCAGGAAAAACTATGGGACGAGTTTCAGGCGGACAGTGATGCGGTGGCGGAGAAGATGGAAGCCGAATGGGAGAAACTCACTCAGACGCATTCTATTACACCCACAACTTTCGAGGATGTTGTCTCCATTCCCGATGGCCCTAGCGAAGTCGAGAGAACGGTACGAACACGACGGCTTCAACGCGCGTTCCGAATCGCCGTATTGGTCGGGTATGACGGCCGCTGTGCGTTGACGGGGCTCAGCATCCCCGCGCTGCTCAATGCAAGCCACATCATCCCATGGAGTAAGTCGGAAGGAAAAAGGGCGGACCCCCGCAATGGCTTGTGTCTGAATGCCCTGCACGACCGCGCGTTTGATCGCGGCCTCTTATCGTTCGACGAGGATTTTCGAGTAATGATCGCACCAGGCCTGAATGATGATGAATGCCTCGGCAAGCTGGCCAAGCACCTCAAGGGAATCGAAGGCAAGCCACTAGCGATGCCAGAACGCTTTGGTCCATTGCCCGAAGCGATGGCGTATCACCGAGAGAATATCTTTCAATCCGCTTGA